From Ardenticatenales bacterium:
GCGTTTCTCTCGCCGGCCACGATCCTGGCGTTGATTAACGGGCAGTTGACGTTTGTGCTGCTGGCGTGTCTGGCGCTGGGCGTGGTTTATGCGGGGCGAGGGGAGGAGGGGCGTGCCGGCATTTTCCTCGCCGCCATCCTCCTCAAACCCAACCCCTTCATCCTCTTCGCCCCCCTGTTGGGATTATGGCTCCTTTGGCAACGGCGCTGGCGCACCATCGCCGCCGCCCTGCTCACCACCATTGTCCTGTTCCTCATCACCTGGCTCATTCAACCCGGCTGGCTCTTCGACTGGCTGAATGTCACCGAAAAAGCCGCCGTCGTCACCATCACGCCCACCCTCTGGGGACTGGCGGCGGAGTGGGGCGGGTCCGCGTGGTGGCTGGTGGGGCTGCTGCTGACCATCGCGCTCACCGCCGGCGTGGGGCTGGCCGTTTTTCGCCCGCCGCGCCTGCCGGATGCCGCCGTTTATGCGCTGGCGTTGGCGGCCTCCCTGTTGGTGACGCCCTACGTCTGGACGTATGAACATGTGTTGCTTTATTTGCCCTGGACGGCCTGGTATGCGCGTCAGTCCAGCGCCGGGCGCGCCCGTTTGGGCTGGCTGGCGCAGACGTTGCTCGTGCCCTGGGTCGTCTTTTTGCTGGCGGTGGTGCGCGTGAATGATGTGTATGGTTTGGTTGTGCCGCTGCTGACGTTGTTGGTGGAAGTGGGAGGTATGAGGTATGAGGTATGAGGTATGAGGGGAGTCGTAGGGTTTGCGTTTTGCCGGCATTTCCATGTGGTGATACTCTCAGGGGGAAGGTAGAAGGGTGAGGGCGGAAGGCAGAAGGATGCGCCTCGCCACTCGCCACTCATAACTATTGGAGAGACTGATGAAAGGATTGATTTTGAGCGGGGGGAAGGGGACGCGGTTGTATCCGCTGACGTATTCAAAGGCGAAGCAGTTGATTCCGGTGGCGAATAAACCGGTGCTGTTTCGCGTGATTGAGTCGATACGAGATGCCGGCATCATCGACATCGGCATCGTCGTGGGGCAAACCGCGCCGGAGATCATGGAAGCGGTCGGCGACGGCGCGCGCTGGGGCGTCAAAATCACCTACATCCCCCAACCGGAGCCGAAAGGATTGGCCCACGCCGTCCACATCTCCGCCGACTTCCTCGGCGACGACCGGTTTGTCATGTTTCTGGGGGACAACGTCATTGAAGGTGGGATTAGTCCGTTAATTGCCGAATTTGCCGGCAGCGCCTGGAACAGCCAGATCGTCCTCACCCGCATCGAACACCCGGAGCAGTACGGCGTCGCCGAACTCAACAGCGACGGCAGCATTAAGCGCCTCATCGAAAAACCGAAAGACCCGCCCAGCGACCTCGCCCTCGTGGGCATCTACATGTTCGACCACAACGTGCTGGAAGCGGTGCGGCGCATCAAGCCCTCCTGGCGCGACGAATACGAAATCACCGACGCCATTCAATGGCTCGTGGACCATCAATTCGCCGTCCATCCCTACATTCACGCGGGTTGGTGGATTGATACCGGACGCCCCGACGACATGCTGGAGGCCAACGACCTGGTCCTGGAAGAAATCGACTACCATATTGACGGCTTCGTAGACAGCGACAGCCAGGTAGGCCGCCGCGTCACTGTGGAGCGGGGCGCGGAAATCATCAACAGCATCGTGCGCGGCCCGGCCATCATTGGCGAGAACACGCGCATCATCAACAGCTACATCGGCCCGTTCACCAGCATCTACCATCACGTCCTCGTGGAAAACAGCGAGATCGAGCACTCCATCGTTCTGGAACACACCAAAATCCAGGACATCCAGGGGCGCATCCAGGACAGCCTGATTGGTCGCCACGCCACCATCAACCGCTCCCCCAGCCGTCCCACCTCCCACAAACTCGCCCTGGGCGATTACAGTCAGGTGGGTATACTGTAACAAATTCGTATTGGACGGTTCCCGGCACTATTGCAAATTACTTTGGGGTGACTACCAGCCTCTCAAGCAAGACCTGCCAGGTTTTGCTTGTTTACGGGGCTGCTTCTCGACGAAATCTGGTGGGTCGAGGTTCGTAGTTCACTGAAAAAACCGGGTTTTTCGAGCATGTGTAAAAACCCGGTTTTGGGCCTTTTTTCAGTAGAGTCGATATTTGTCATCTTGTGGAGGATGGCGACATGTCAATGCATCCAGAAATTGCCCAAGAGAAAATCTCGGTTGAAGGCGGCTTAGGACCTTTCAAAGAGGAAATACCATTAGAGCTTCACATCAAGCCGCTGACTGTCTTCATTGGGCCACAAGGAACGGGCAAATCTTTGTTGAGCCAGCTCCTCTATTTTTTCCGTGACGCCCAATACCTCCTTTCTAATCATTTTAGTCAGGAAAGCCCTGATGCCACTGTCAGGAAGGTCGTTGAAGGAATTCGCGCTGGAGAGTTGACGAATAGAGCTTTGGCTTCTTTTTTGACGACACCCAAAGTGCGCGTCCACTACAGCAGCGAACGTGGCGATCAAAAAGAGATTGCTTTTTATCGGTCTAACCGTCAGATCAATCCCTTGTCTCCCTTCAAAAACGATGTGGCGGCATGGTTACAGCAGGTGATCGATGATCCCTCCGTGTCAGGTAGATTGTTTGCGAAAGCGCTATTCGTGCCGGCGGAACGGACATTTTATTCCCGGTTTATCAATGTTCGCCCGGCGCTTTTGGGGGAAAGCGCCCTTCCCATAACGATGCGGGAGTTCTCCAAGACGTTGAGTCGAGCGGCGGACACACACCAGATGTGGCAGCGCGAGAGAGGAATTCCCCCGGAAGTTCAGCAAATTAACGATATTGTAGCGGCTGAGTTGGGTGGTCGCGCGACCATCGCTACGAGAGGACGTTTTGCGCGACAATGGCAATGGTTGCCGGAGAATAGCCAGCAACCTTTAGAAATTGAGATGGCTTCCTCAGGACAGATGGGGACCTGGCCACTTGTTTCCACTATTCAGGCTTTGTTGGGCTGGCCCGCTTCTCAGCGCCCCCAGTATATCCATATCGAAGAACCGGAAACGCATTTACATCCCGCTGCCCAGGTTGCCATTGTCAAGATGCTGGCTTTCCTTGTGAATCGTGGCTTCAAACTTGT
This genomic window contains:
- a CDS encoding DUF2029 domain-containing protein yields the protein MSRLKMPARILFVTLLAAGVVWLHWRFVVTPLDYANKDFMSLWTGGKALWRGLNPYDPAVWGPLRAEYGSRWFPDPRAPFPLWTFLLTAPFALLPLPWAAAAWLTFGEGLLALSLFWLLRERERATLAPVDLGLLVVGAFLSPATILALINGQLTFVLLACLALGVVYAGRGEEGRAGIFLAAILLKPNPFILFAPLLGLWLLWQRRWRTIAAALLTTIVLFLITWLIQPGWLFDWLNVTEKAAVVTITPTLWGLAAEWGGSAWWLVGLLLTIALTAGVGLAVFRPPRLPDAAVYALALAASLLVTPYVWTYEHVLLYLPWTAWYARQSSAGRARLGWLAQTLLVPWVVFLLAVVRVNDVYGLVVPLLTLLVEVGGMRYEV
- a CDS encoding glucose-1-phosphate thymidylyltransferase — encoded protein: MKGLILSGGKGTRLYPLTYSKAKQLIPVANKPVLFRVIESIRDAGIIDIGIVVGQTAPEIMEAVGDGARWGVKITYIPQPEPKGLAHAVHISADFLGDDRFVMFLGDNVIEGGISPLIAEFAGSAWNSQIVLTRIEHPEQYGVAELNSDGSIKRLIEKPKDPPSDLALVGIYMFDHNVLEAVRRIKPSWRDEYEITDAIQWLVDHQFAVHPYIHAGWWIDTGRPDDMLEANDLVLEEIDYHIDGFVDSDSQVGRRVTVERGAEIINSIVRGPAIIGENTRIINSYIGPFTSIYHHVLVENSEIEHSIVLEHTKIQDIQGRIQDSLIGRHATINRSPSRPTSHKLALGDYSQVGIL
- a CDS encoding ATP-binding protein; translated protein: MSMHPEIAQEKISVEGGLGPFKEEIPLELHIKPLTVFIGPQGTGKSLLSQLLYFFRDAQYLLSNHFSQESPDATVRKVVEGIRAGELTNRALASFLTTPKVRVHYSSERGDQKEIAFYRSNRQINPLSPFKNDVAAWLQQVIDDPSVSGRLFAKALFVPAERTFYSRFINVRPALLGESALPITMREFSKTLSRAADTHQMWQRERGIPPEVQQINDIVAAELGGRATIATRGRFARQWQWLPENSQQPLEIEMASSGQMGTWPLVSTIQALLGWPASQRPQYIHIEEPETHLHPAAQVAIVKMLAFLVNRGFKLVITTHSLELLYAINNLILAYQRLGESELQNGFPSSQVRLNPENVIAYLFTDGTAYPVMTESSQIDEGVLGRVLGNLEIEFNHLMAHGILWE